The genomic segment GACCGGGCAAGAGGCTGGCAGTGTTGTCGGCCGAGGGCAGCCGGGGCCAGGCGCTTGGGGACCGACTGGTATCACCCGCCTCTTTAATCAGGAAATGGGCGGACAGATCTCTTGGCTGCTGCCTGCGGCATTGCTCGGGCTGGTAGTCCTCGCAGTTGTCAGCTGGCGAGCGCCGCGCACTGACCGCGTCCGGGCGATGGCGATGCTCTGGGGCGGCTGGCTGCTCGTGACCGGTGCGGTCTTTAGTTTTGGTCAAGGCATCATCCACCCGTACTACAACGTGGCGCTGGCTCCGGCCGTGGCCGCGTTGGCGGCGAGCGGTGCAGCAGTGCTCTGGCGGGCACGCAGCCACTGGCTTGCTCGGCTCACGCTTGCTGCTGGTATCGGGGTGACGGCTTGGTGGGCAGCAACGCTGCTCGGGCGAACGCCCGCCTGGTTGCCGTGGCTGCGCGTTGCTGTGCTCTGGGGCGGGGTTGTAGCTGCAGTTGGGTTGTTGCTGGCAACGCCGCGGCTCCCTCGTGCGCTTGCGGTTGGCACGGCTGCGGTTGCACTAGCAGTAGCACTAGCAGGCCCAACCGCCTACTCCGTTGTAACTGCGGCGACGCCCCATACCGGCGCATTGCCCTCAGCTGGGCCGACGCAGGCTGCCTTCCGCGGTGGGCCTGGTCAGGGCAACGTTGGCCGGTTTAATGGCCAAGCCAACGTGCGAGGCTTTGCCGGTAATAACGGCCAGTTTGGCTCAGGAACAAACCGTGCCTTCGGGCAGTTTGGCCGATTTGGACAGGCCGACGGCAATACCTTCGGTGGGTTTGGCCAGCCAGGCATGCCTCCCGCTGGCATGGGGAACCCCGGCGGGTTTGGCGGCGGACTGGGTGGTCTGCTTGATGCACGCACTCCCTCGAGTGAGCTTGTGAATCTGCTTCGGCACGATGCTGATCGCTATACCTGGGTCGCGGCGACCGTTGGGGCGAACAACGCGGCTGGTGTCGAGCTTGCGACAGGCGAGCCGATCATGGCCATCGGCGGCTTCAATGGCACCGATCCTGCCCCGACGCTGGTTGAGTTCCAGCAACTCGTTGCACAGGGTAAGATCCACTACTTCCTGGCCAGTGGTGGGTTCGGTGGCCCAGGTGGACGTAGTGGTACGGCACGCGAGATTGCCACATGGGTCGCTGAGCACTTTGCCTCAACCACTGTTGGCGGTGTCACTGTCTACGATCTCACCCAGCCGCTTAGCGCAATCAGCAACTCAACCCTGGGTTGATGGAGGGTCGTGATGGCACCTCGAACGTCACGCCTGTTGCCCGCTGCTCACCTTGACGAAAAGGAGAGCATTCCAATGAACCGCATTCCGCGATCTGCGCCGATGCACGCTGGGCCTGATGCCGTACTGCGGCTGTGGCAAGCGGCCGGGACTGCCCACCGGCCGTTGCTGCGGCTGGTGGTATCGGCACAGCCGCGGGTGCGCCACGCTATGGCAGGGGTGTGGCAAAGACCGGTTGTGGATCGACTACTTCGGTTTGCCATCGTTGGTGGGGTGGCCGGGAGCGTCCAGCTCGGACTGCTGGCCGGGCTGACCCGAGCTGGGCTGCATCCGTTCCTTGCCGATCTGGTGGCTTTCCTCTCCGCTGCCCAAATCAACTTCGCCCTCAGTCAGTGGTTCACCTGGCGCGACCGGAGACTCACAGGCTCGGGGCTTGTGGCACGCTGGCTCGCCTTCCACACAATGATTGCCGGAACCGCGTGCCTCAACTTCTTGGTCTTTTGGGCTGCTGATCGGGTGCTGCCCCACCTTGTGGCGGCGGCGCTCGGCATTGCAGTAGCTGCGTTGGTGAACTTTTTGGGCGGCGATCGCCTGGTGTTTGCGCCGCTGGCCCCTGCCCCAGCCCGCGTAAGCACTCGGCCGTTGCCGCAACGGAAAGGGGGACGATGATGCGGACAATGACGCGGCGTGCGCTTTTACATGCCGCTGCTGTGACCAGTGGAGCAACTCTCTTCGCTGCATGTGGAGTGCGTCGCACGGCCGGGACGCCAGTCCCGGCCGCTGTTATGTCGCCAACAGCACGTGTCACCGCGGCCGGTGAAGCATCGGCTGTGGTAGAGACTCCGGCGATTCCCGGCCTCGCCGTTTTCCCGCTGCCGAACAGTGCCACCGCGATGCCGCAGACGGAGATTACGATTCGTGGTGTTACTCCCGATGCGATTGCTGCTGTCAGTGTCACGGGCAGCCAGAGTGGCGGGCATCTTGGCACGCTTGTGCCACACAGCGACAACGCTGGGGCGAGTTTTGTCCCCAGTTCGCCATTTACGCCAGGTGAACACGTGAGCGTTGCAATTGAGGTCGCCGGCCAACCCCGATCGTTCCAGTTTACGGTTGCTACACCGGTTGCTGTCCAACCAGCCGGGCCTGGGCAACTTGTTGATGACCCGCAGTACGTGTGGCATTTCCGCTCGCGTCCCGACCTTCTGCCCCCGCGTGTCACGGTCACGCGCAGCGGCAACACAGCTCCTGGTCTGATCTTCCTTGGCGTTAAAGGAGGAGATGGCGTCCAAGGGTATGGCCAGCGTGGCGCGATGGTGTTAGACGAGCAAGGTGAGCTGGTCGGCTTCTTCCCCGTTTCGGGCGACGACCAATTCATCGAGAACGTCAGTATTCAAACCTACCAGGGGAAGCCGGTGCTTGCCTGGTGGGAGGGCCAGCATGTCGTTGGCTATGGTCGCGGGCGCTACGTCCTTCGCGACACGGCGTATCGCCCAATCGTTGAGATTTCGGCAGGCAATGGCTATGCGGGCGATTTCCATGAGTTCCAGGTCACCCCGCAGAACACGGCGCTCTTCGTTATTTACCAGCCGGTGCAGTGGGATCTTTCGGCGGCAGGCGGTTCTGCCCAGGGAATTGCGGTCGACGGCGTGATCCAAGAGCTTGACATTGTCACTGGGCGAGTACTCTTTGAGTGGCATGCGCTCGACCATGTCAGCTTTGACGAAAGCTACGTTGCTGCGCCACAGGATCCGAACAACCATTACGACTTCTTCCACATCAATGCTGTTGATATCGATCTCAGCGACAACACGTTGCTCGTCTCGGCCCGCTACACCTGGTCCATCTACAAGATTGACCGCAAGACTGGCGCGGTCATCTGGCGACTTGGTGGGAAACGCAGTAGCTTTACCCTTGGTCAAGGTGTTCAGACGGCTTATCAACACCATATCCGTTGGCACCGTGATGGGACATTGACCATTTTTGATAATGGTGGAGCCAACAACGACACGAAAGTGCATGACCAGTCGCGCGGGATCGTGCTCAAGCTGGACACGGGGCGCAAGCAGGTGAGCCTTGTGCGGCAGTACACGCATCCTGACAAGGTTTTTTCTGAGAGTCAGGGGAGCATGCAGGTCCTGGATAATGGCAATGTGTTAATTGGTTGGGGAAGTGCACCTTACTTCAGTGAGCATCGGGCCGATGGCACGCTCGTGCTTGATGGCCGTTTGCCTGACCAGAATGCATCGTACCGTGCGTTTCGTTCTATCTGGAACGCGCAGCCGGCTGACCCGCCCGTCCTCGCTGTTGAGCGTGGTGAAGGAGACGCGGTGACGGTCTACGCTAGCTGGAACGGGGCGACGACGGTAGCGCGCTGGCAGGTCGTGGCTGGGCCATCGCCGGAAGAACTCAGTCCGGTGAGTGAGGCTCCCAAGCAAGGATTCGAGACAGCGATCACCGCGCATACTGCCCAGCCCTGGATCGCTGTTCGTGCGCTTGATGCGAAAGGGCAGGTCCTTGCACAATCGGCCGTCGTTGCCGCGCCGCCTGTTGGGGGTAGTTAGCTCGAAAGCTCTTTGTCTCAGTTGCTCTCGTGCGCCGATCAGGACCGGGCAGAAGAGGAACCGCTGAGGTGCTCCAACCCTCTCTTCCCCAGAGGGGGTAGGGAGTGGGGGCATCTGCTGACGTGTGGCTACGCGCCAGATCACGCTCTCTTCACTGGGGGCAGGTTGAGGGCTGAGTCGAATTGGCCTTCATCCTTGCCCCTTTTCTTCGTCATCAGCAGCGAAGGAGCCTCGGGTGCCGAGCAGAAAAAGATGAACAGAAAGTGAACAGTGCGGTGTGTGCGTTGTGGCACGTGTGGTTGTGTGCCTTGATTTCCTAAGAGCTTCCTGCTACCGTTTTCCTTGTCAGAATCCAACCTTGCATGGAGCCGACATAAGTAGCAAGCGGACGCCGGGATGAGGTGGCTCACTGACATGATGCCAGTGACGCGAACGACCGTCGGCTCTGGTAGTGGCACGGGAGCGACGGATTGTGCGATCTCCTGCTTGGTCGTTCCGGAACCTGAAGCGTGACGACCGTGTCTCAAGGCGCGCAATCATGGCGTGTTGTCCTGCCCAGTATGGCCGTGATCGTTGTGACGTGGCGTGTCGGTGATCTACCAATCCAGGCGTTCCGTACCTCTAGTATGGGGACTGGCTTATTGCGGCATGCGTGAACCGAGCGGCGCACAAAGGTGTCATGACGTAGGAAGGTGAAGGGATACAACCGATGGGTGCTGAAGAGAAAGTCTCGGGAACAGCGAAAGAGATCGCTGGCAAAATCAAGGAGAAGGTTGGCGAGTGGACTGATAATCCTGACCTTGAGGCTGAGGGCAAGGCCGAGCAACTCGAGGGCAAGGCTGAGAAGGCCAAGGGCGAGCTTAAGGACAAGGCGAAAGACCTGAAAGATAAGGTTGACGAGACACTCCACGATCGTTAAGGGTATGTCACGCTGCGTCGCCGGGCTGCTCGCATGCCGCTGATCACGTCGTATGTCTGTCACGATCGCTTCTCGTAAGCTGGTTCCTGCTCCCGAATGGTGATGATTCCCTGGTGCTCCTGTTTAGGGAGCACCACACGCTCCAAAGACTATGGTTTTCTTGGTTTATCAACCTTCGAGAGAGTGGGAAAGCGGTAAGTTGGTGTGGAGGAATGACGATGGTTGAGCAGAGGCCAGAGCGACCGACAACGCAGGAGCGCAGTGTAGGTGAGCGTTCGGGGAGTAGCGCAGTTGAGCGTGTCGCTAGCTCAGTACCGTCGATGACATCAGGCAGCACGTCGCTTACTCGCCCGCGGGCGACCGAGCTCATCACGGAGAACGGCCGCACAACCATTGCTGACACGGTCGTGGCCAAAATTGCTGCTATTGCCGCTCGTGAAATTCCGGGTGTGCACGAGCTTGTTCCGCATAGCGCCGCCAGCGCGATTGCCGGCCTGACGCAGCGCGTGACCGGCGACGTGCGCACCGCTGGCGTTCGCGTCGATATCGGCGAACAAGAGGCCGTTATTGACGTCCGCATGGTCGTCGAATATGGCATCAGCATCCCACAAGTTGCTGAGGCTGTCCGCCGCAACATCATGAATCGCATTCAGGGACTGACCGGTCTGAGTGTACGTGAAGTCAACATCGAAGTTACGGATCTCTTCTTCCCGGAGGATGTTGCTGCGGAAGCTGCGCGGCCTGCTGAATCACGAGGTGCATGAGTGTCGATGGCGGCGGAGCACTCCTCGCCAATGATCGACCCGGCGATCGCGCTTGCGAAGGCGATCGCCGGGGCCCTCGTGCTGTTGCCTGGCTGTGTGCGCCTGGATGCTGGTCAGTTTAGTCCGATTGCAACCTATGGACCAGGTGAACGGGTAGATGGTATTGCGGTCACTGTCCTTCCTGACCGTGTCCAGGTCACGGTAGCACTGGTCGCTCGCTACGACCCTTCGCGTTCTCTTTTCAGCCTAGCTGACGAGGTCCGTGAGGTGGTCAACGGTGTGGCGCAGTTGCTGATACCCCTGCCAGTGCGGCCGATTGATGTTGTAATCACCGATCTGGAGGCTGAGGGGCAAGGATGAACGTCTTCAATCGGATCATCATGACGCTGCTTGGCCTGGTTCTCGTTGTCGGCGGTGTGCTGGGGTTGCTCGGCGCACTCGCTGCCAGTGTAGGAACACAGGTATTGACGACACTCGGGATCGGGCATCTTGTGACTCTGTTCAGTCCATTCTCGCCGTGTCTTGCAGCTGCCTTGCCCGCGGCGCTCGGTATTGCCAGTAAGCTGCTCATTGTCGGCGCAATCGGCGTTGTCCTCGGGGTGATTGTGCTGGTGCTTGAACTACGCGGACTGCGGCGGCCGCGTCCGATTGCGCTCTTTGAAGATCCACAGGGGCGGGTGACTATTTCCCAGGATAGTCTCCGCGTGCTGGTTGAGCATGAAGCGGCCCGGGTCCCTGGAGTGCGTCGGGCATCAGCCAGGGTGCAGGCTAAGGGTGAAGGCTTGGTCGTGCACTGCAACCTGGCAATCTGGCCTGATTATTCGCTGCCCGAGATGGCCGCTGCAGTGCAGCAACAGGTGCGCGAAGCGGTCAAGGATCTGCTGGGCCAAGCCTTAGCGCGGCTCGATATTGAGACGACCGTCGTCCGGCCTTCTACTCCAGCCCAGCAACGGGCGTAAGCGCGTGGAGAGTGGCAGGGAAGGAATGACGTATGCTACATCTCGATGAACTCCTGGAGCGACCGATCTTAGTCATTGTGCTCGCCGCGCTCTTGATCATCCTTGGCCTGTTGATTATGAACAATCCCCGACTGCTATCCTGGCTAGTTGGAATTGGCTGTGTGCTCGGCGGCATCGCGCTTGGCGCGCAGGTGCTGCTCGGTGGACGCCGATATCGTTAGATGAATCGGCCAGGTGGCGGTGGAGGCTCGCCGATCAGCGGCAAGGCGTAGTGACGGAAGGCTGGGGTGATGCGGTGCCCGTCTTCACTGATGAACGCGTCAGGGAGTTGCCGCTCACGCCCAGCCACACGACTAAGCGGTACGGCACCAAAGCTGACAGTGTACGGCTCATTCGCGATGCGCTTCAGCGTTACCATGACCTCGGTTGCGCCTTCCGTTAGCAGGCGCACGGCATGTGCCCCCGCTGTCCAGGCTTCCTGCCAGTCAACGGAGGAAACAGCAAGCGAGAGCATACGGGCGATGGTTCCTGGTTGGTCGATGCGTGCACGAAGTCCCAGTTTGGTTTCGACCGCCCGAGCGAGGGCAGCTGCCGGGCTCGGGTGATAGGGGTGACCGAACGGATCGACCCAGCGCGTCTCGGCTCCGCCAAGTGGTCGGCCGGTTGCATCGCGTAATGTCTCGGGCACGACGACGACGGCCATACCATACTGCGCGTGCACTTGCTGGATGGCAGTAACAGCGTCCTCAAGGCTCTGCGGTGGTCGCTCGGGGAAGAAGATCAGATGTGGTGGATCGTCTGGCGTGGTTTGGCCCAGGGCGGTGGCGGCAGCGATCCAGCCAGCATTCCGCCCCATCACTTCTAGTAGTTTGACGGGGAAGAGCGCGGCCGTGGCAGCGGTGTCCAACCCGGCGTCGCGCGCAGCATAGGCCCAGAACCGTGCCACGGAGCCATATCCAGGACAATGGTCGGTCTCCGGCAGATCGTTATCGATGGTCTTCGGTACGACGACGACCTGCAGGGGATAGTGCGCACGCTCAGCGGCTCGGGCAAGCCGCAGGGCAGTCTCAGCCGAGTCATTGCCGCCGATGTAGATAAAGGCGCTCACGTGATGACGCTGCAGGATGCTCACGGCGATGTCAGCCATTTCTGGTGAGAGGCGTACGCGGGTGGTGCCAAGTGCTGCCGAAGGAGTGTGCGCAACTGCCTGACGAATCTCTGGAGGTTGTGCGCTCAAGTCGACGAAATCCTGTCGGAGAACACCTTCAATGCCGTAACGTGCGCCAAGTATAGCAGCGAAGTGGCGGCTGCTAAGGGCGGCCTCGACTGCACCAATCAGACTGCTGTTGATAACAGCGGTTGCTCCGCCCCCCTGCGCAAGTACTAAAACCGGCCGGCTCATACCTCCCCCTGCTCGCCAGGGAAGATTGTAACCGGCCGGAGGAATCCTGTCGCGCTAATGCACGCGGTAGCGCCCGCCGATGATGACGTCGCGGTTCGGTGTGATGATGACAATATCGGCTTCGTCGGCCGGCTGCTGGAAGCGCAGGGGCTTGGTCGTTGTGCGTACGAAAAGTGTGGGGACCAGCAGGCTTGTCCAGCCGAAGCCGAGGCCACTCCGCAACGCAATGCCTTCAATGGTCAGTTGGTCAACGTGGGCATCGGTCGTGATCCAGCGCTGGAGGAAGGGGCTGAGCCGTGGCCCCAGAACAATCGCCGCAAGCAGTCCGGCAAGAAATGGCCAGATACTGAGGGTGTGCAGGATGATGAGAACGGCCAGAAACGTGACAGCGAGGACGAGCTGCGAGGCCAGTAACGTCGTGCCGCATCGAGGATGAATCGCCAGGCGGCGCTCACCGGCTTGGAGCCGCTGCAATGCTTCATGCGCTGCGTCAAGCACGAGCGCTGGGGAGACAGCACCACGGATATAGAAGCCGTCATGGCGAGCCAACCCGGTCAATTGTGACGGACCAAAGCGCTCTTCGAGTACGTTGATCGTGGCGTGTTCGAGCGCGTGGTTCTGTCGCAACTGGCGATCGCGTAACAATCGCCAGAGTTGTCCCGGCGCGGTTACAAGGGTGACAAGCGCGCTCAGGGTCATGCCCACAGTAACAGTGAGAAAGAGGAATCCGGCAATCAAGAAAGCGGCGAGGAAGAGTACCATCAACCCGATCATGCGCTACCCCTTCGAGCGATGCGTCCAGCGGCAAGTATGCCACTTGCGTTTAGCTGAAGGCGGCCATGACCGTGTTGAGGACAGCGCTCAGGCGCCGTGTGAAAACCAGGCGATCAGCGTTCATATGGCGGTTGGAGACAAAGGCGATGAGGACACGTGCGCGTGGGTCATACCACAACGCGCAGCCCGTTGCGCCACTTAGGCCAAAGCTCTCTGACGAGAACAAATCGCCTTCGCCGAAGCTGCCTTGCCCAATGGCGAACCCGAGCCCCCACGATGGCAAGTCAGGGCGGAAGAATCGCCGTACCTGGTCGGTGGTCATTGTGCAGATGGTCGCGGCCGAGAGAACCCGACTGCTCGCTTCGGGCGTGAAGAGTAGGCCAAAGCGGACAAGGTCAGGCAATGTCGCGACGACACCCCAGGCGGGATGACCAAGGCGTAAGCCATAGCTCGCGCCATACATATGCCCGGGTGTTCCCTCACCAAGCGCCCCAACGACGCGTGCAAGCCGTGGTGCTGCCTCGGGCGGCAGTGGGAAGAACGTTTCGCGCAGGCCAGCTGGTTCGAGGATGAGTTCACGGAGCAGTGTCGGAAAGCGTTGCCCGGTTGCAGCTTCGGCCACAAGCCCGGCGACAGCGTAGCCGAGGTCGCTGTAGGCGAACTGGCTGCCTGGGGGGAACTGCAGTGGGGAGGTGAACGCCGCATCGACAAGTTCGTCGAGCGGCTGCTGGGCGAGCAGGAGCGCTTCCATGTCAGGTGGTTCATAGAGCAGTCCGCTGGTATGGGTGAGCAGATGGCGCAGGGTGATTGCCTCACGTCCTTCACCAGCGAGTTCTGGGAGCAACGAGCAGACTGGCAAGCTGAGTGTCAATGTTCCCCGCTCGACCAGTGCCATGATCGTCGCTGCGGTGTAGAGTTTCGAGATGGCAGCAAGCGGCCAAAGCACCCGGCTGCTGCTTGGCACGCCTGGTGCGGCCTCGCCAGCGTACCACTCGATGGCCAACCGGCCTTCGTGGACGACTGCCAAGCCAGCGCCGTCGATCTCCCTGCGCTCGATCGCCTTCTCGATGTGGGCCTGTGCCTGGGCAAAGCCGTTGGCCTGGTGGGATGCCATGGTCGTGCTCCTGGTTAGCGTGTGCCGTCAACGCGCTCTTCTTCGCCAAATTCTGGAGCTCGAGCATGGGCGCGCTGCTCATGCTCGGCAATCGCTGCGCGAATTGCCTCAGCGATGTTTGCCAGGAGCCGCTCGAAATGGTCCGCTGGCAGACCAAGATCGTCTGCTGAAAGTCCGCGAGATAGAATGTCACGGAGGTGCTGATCCGTCATGGACTATCATCCCTCATCTGTCCGCTGTCACGTTTCCGCATGCTCGCCGG from the Thermorudis peleae genome contains:
- a CDS encoding glycosyltransferase family 39 protein yields the protein MNTSVSNTAHPASLRLPATLTGRRTWVRASEDAWWVRPAFLLLLAATAVLYLWGLGASGWANAYYSAAVMAATKSWKAFFFGSFDPSNFITVDKPPLALWVMDLSARLFGVSSWSILVPEALEGVAAVGLLTAAVRRWFGPVAGLLAGAMLALTPVAVLMFRFNNPDALLTLLLVAAAYATMRGLEDGRTRWIVLAAVLIGLGFLTKMLQAFLVVPGIALAYLIAAPRPFWTRIRQLALAAVAGLVAGGWWVAIVELVPASWRPYIGGSQNNDLLNLIFGYNGFGRLTGQEAGSVVGRGQPGPGAWGPTGITRLFNQEMGGQISWLLPAALLGLVVLAVVSWRAPRTDRVRAMAMLWGGWLLVTGAVFSFGQGIIHPYYNVALAPAVAALAASGAAVLWRARSHWLARLTLAAGIGVTAWWAATLLGRTPAWLPWLRVAVLWGGVVAAVGLLLATPRLPRALAVGTAAVALAVALAGPTAYSVVTAATPHTGALPSAGPTQAAFRGGPGQGNVGRFNGQANVRGFAGNNGQFGSGTNRAFGQFGRFGQADGNTFGGFGQPGMPPAGMGNPGGFGGGLGGLLDARTPSSELVNLLRHDADRYTWVAATVGANNAAGVELATGEPIMAIGGFNGTDPAPTLVEFQQLVAQGKIHYFLASGGFGGPGGRSGTAREIATWVAEHFASTTVGGVTVYDLTQPLSAISNSTLG
- a CDS encoding GtrA family protein; its protein translation is MAPRTSRLLPAAHLDEKESIPMNRIPRSAPMHAGPDAVLRLWQAAGTAHRPLLRLVVSAQPRVRHAMAGVWQRPVVDRLLRFAIVGGVAGSVQLGLLAGLTRAGLHPFLADLVAFLSAAQINFALSQWFTWRDRRLTGSGLVARWLAFHTMIAGTACLNFLVFWAADRVLPHLVAAALGIAVAALVNFLGGDRLVFAPLAPAPARVSTRPLPQRKGGR
- a CDS encoding arylsulfotransferase family protein, which gives rise to MMRTMTRRALLHAAAVTSGATLFAACGVRRTAGTPVPAAVMSPTARVTAAGEASAVVETPAIPGLAVFPLPNSATAMPQTEITIRGVTPDAIAAVSVTGSQSGGHLGTLVPHSDNAGASFVPSSPFTPGEHVSVAIEVAGQPRSFQFTVATPVAVQPAGPGQLVDDPQYVWHFRSRPDLLPPRVTVTRSGNTAPGLIFLGVKGGDGVQGYGQRGAMVLDEQGELVGFFPVSGDDQFIENVSIQTYQGKPVLAWWEGQHVVGYGRGRYVLRDTAYRPIVEISAGNGYAGDFHEFQVTPQNTALFVIYQPVQWDLSAAGGSAQGIAVDGVIQELDIVTGRVLFEWHALDHVSFDESYVAAPQDPNNHYDFFHINAVDIDLSDNTLLVSARYTWSIYKIDRKTGAVIWRLGGKRSSFTLGQGVQTAYQHHIRWHRDGTLTIFDNGGANNDTKVHDQSRGIVLKLDTGRKQVSLVRQYTHPDKVFSESQGSMQVLDNGNVLIGWGSAPYFSEHRADGTLVLDGRLPDQNASYRAFRSIWNAQPADPPVLAVERGEGDAVTVYASWNGATTVARWQVVAGPSPEELSPVSEAPKQGFETAITAHTAQPWIAVRALDAKGQVLAQSAVVAAPPVGGS
- a CDS encoding CsbD family protein produces the protein MGAEEKVSGTAKEIAGKIKEKVGEWTDNPDLEAEGKAEQLEGKAEKAKGELKDKAKDLKDKVDETLHDR
- a CDS encoding Asp23/Gls24 family envelope stress response protein; its protein translation is MVEQRPERPTTQERSVGERSGSSAVERVASSVPSMTSGSTSLTRPRATELITENGRTTIADTVVAKIAAIAAREIPGVHELVPHSAASAIAGLTQRVTGDVRTAGVRVDIGEQEAVIDVRMVVEYGISIPQVAEAVRRNIMNRIQGLTGLSVREVNIEVTDLFFPEDVAAEAARPAESRGA
- the amaP gene encoding alkaline shock response membrane anchor protein AmaP, which produces MNVFNRIIMTLLGLVLVVGGVLGLLGALAASVGTQVLTTLGIGHLVTLFSPFSPCLAAALPAALGIASKLLIVGAIGVVLGVIVLVLELRGLRRPRPIALFEDPQGRVTISQDSLRVLVEHEAARVPGVRRASARVQAKGEGLVVHCNLAIWPDYSLPEMAAAVQQQVREAVKDLLGQALARLDIETTVVRPSTPAQQRA
- a CDS encoding diphosphate--fructose-6-phosphate 1-phosphotransferase, producing the protein MSRPVLVLAQGGGATAVINSSLIGAVEAALSSRHFAAILGARYGIEGVLRQDFVDLSAQPPEIRQAVAHTPSAALGTTRVRLSPEMADIAVSILQRHHVSAFIYIGGNDSAETALRLARAAERAHYPLQVVVVPKTIDNDLPETDHCPGYGSVARFWAYAARDAGLDTAATAALFPVKLLEVMGRNAGWIAAATALGQTTPDDPPHLIFFPERPPQSLEDAVTAIQQVHAQYGMAVVVVPETLRDATGRPLGGAETRWVDPFGHPYHPSPAAALARAVETKLGLRARIDQPGTIARMLSLAVSSVDWQEAWTAGAHAVRLLTEGATEVMVTLKRIANEPYTVSFGAVPLSRVAGRERQLPDAFISEDGHRITPAFRHYALPLIGEPPPPPGRFI
- a CDS encoding DUF6391 domain-containing protein; translated protein: MIGLMVLFLAAFLIAGFLFLTVTVGMTLSALVTLVTAPGQLWRLLRDRQLRQNHALEHATINVLEERFGPSQLTGLARHDGFYIRGAVSPALVLDAAHEALQRLQAGERRLAIHPRCGTTLLASQLVLAVTFLAVLIILHTLSIWPFLAGLLAAIVLGPRLSPFLQRWITTDAHVDQLTIEGIALRSGLGFGWTSLLVPTLFVRTTTKPLRFQQPADEADIVIITPNRDVIIGGRYRVH
- a CDS encoding serine hydrolase domain-containing protein, producing the protein MASHQANGFAQAQAHIEKAIERREIDGAGLAVVHEGRLAIEWYAGEAAPGVPSSSRVLWPLAAISKLYTAATIMALVERGTLTLSLPVCSLLPELAGEGREAITLRHLLTHTSGLLYEPPDMEALLLAQQPLDELVDAAFTSPLQFPPGSQFAYSDLGYAVAGLVAEAATGQRFPTLLRELILEPAGLRETFFPLPPEAAPRLARVVGALGEGTPGHMYGASYGLRLGHPAWGVVATLPDLVRFGLLFTPEASSRVLSAATICTMTTDQVRRFFRPDLPSWGLGFAIGQGSFGEGDLFSSESFGLSGATGCALWYDPRARVLIAFVSNRHMNADRLVFTRRLSAVLNTVMAAFS